A genomic window from Pseudomonadota bacterium includes:
- a CDS encoding outer membrane lipoprotein-sorting protein encodes MNIPKSLFIFLILFTFTTAQATDFDSFSPEEKGLAIAKEAKQRDEGFDNSEEILTMILKDRRGTERVRQMRILTLERKDDGDWTLSIFDEPADVKGTAMLTYSHGIESDDQWLYLPALKRVKRISSKNRSGRFMGSEFAFEDFSSFELEKFRYKFLNKEACDGEQCFVSEWIPAYEHSGYSKQIVWHDTNEYRIHKIDYYDRRNKLLKTLKLTKYKQYLDKYWRSMRMDMLNHQTEESTILKFSDYRFKIGLTKRDFDKNALKRAK; translated from the coding sequence ATGAATATACCCAAATCATTATTTATCTTTTTAATTCTATTTACTTTCACAACGGCGCAGGCAACTGATTTTGATAGTTTTAGCCCGGAAGAAAAGGGCCTTGCTATTGCCAAAGAGGCAAAACAACGTGATGAAGGATTTGATAACAGCGAAGAAATCCTTACAATGATCCTAAAAGACAGAAGAGGTACTGAGCGTGTACGTCAAATGCGCATACTTACACTGGAACGAAAGGACGACGGTGACTGGACATTGAGTATATTCGATGAACCGGCAGATGTAAAAGGAACGGCCATGTTGACATACAGTCACGGTATTGAATCGGATGATCAGTGGCTGTATCTTCCTGCACTAAAAAGAGTAAAAAGAATTTCTTCAAAAAACAGATCAGGACGGTTTATGGGCAGTGAATTTGCTTTTGAAGATTTTAGCTCATTTGAACTTGAAAAATTCAGATATAAATTTCTTAATAAAGAAGCATGTGATGGTGAGCAATGTTTTGTGTCAGAATGGATTCCGGCCTATGAACACTCCGGATATTCAAAACAAATCGTATGGCATGACACTAACGAATACCGGATTCACAAAATTGATTATTACGACCGCAGAAACAAGCTGCTAAAAACCCTCAAATTGACGAAATATAAACAGTATTTGGATAAATACTGGCGCTCCATGCGTATGGATATGTTAAACCATCAGACGGAAGAAAGTACTATATTAAAGTTTAGCGATTACCGCTTCAAGATAGGTTTAACTAAACGGGATTTTGACAAAAATGCACTAAAACGCGCTAAATAA
- a CDS encoding SDR family NAD(P)-dependent oxidoreductase, with the protein MSKTIMVIGAGPGVGLHVANRFGKEGFRAALISRTKANLDACVAKLKENGVEAEGFQADAGNLKGLASAIEKAQKNFGSIDVLEYSPATDPQLLATPLNITVENVRPHMEVALGAITAVRAVLPGMIEKGNGGLLFTSAASAIEPVPFSSNFAMAQSGIRSYAHSLHRTLKKDGVYAGMMLISGLVDKGDGSLQEPKAPPPPTPESSMPLISAYSIAESFWDMYTKRDRIDQIVGDFGLIERIWAHNTGH; encoded by the coding sequence ATGTCAAAAACAATCATGGTAATAGGAGCAGGCCCTGGCGTAGGTTTACATGTTGCAAACCGTTTTGGTAAAGAAGGATTCAGAGCGGCATTAATTTCCCGCACAAAGGCTAATCTTGATGCCTGTGTGGCTAAGCTAAAAGAAAATGGAGTTGAAGCCGAAGGTTTTCAGGCCGACGCTGGAAATCTAAAAGGGTTAGCATCAGCCATTGAAAAGGCTCAAAAGAACTTCGGATCAATCGATGTTCTTGAATACAGTCCTGCAACTGATCCTCAATTATTGGCAACACCTCTGAATATAACGGTTGAGAATGTGCGTCCGCACATGGAAGTTGCTCTCGGTGCGATTACCGCGGTGCGGGCTGTATTGCCGGGCATGATTGAAAAGGGCAATGGCGGATTGCTTTTTACATCTGCTGCTTCAGCTATAGAGCCAGTGCCATTTAGCTCAAACTTCGCAATGGCTCAAAGCGGAATACGCAGTTATGCGCATTCACTCCACCGTACTCTGAAAAAAGACGGTGTCTATGCAGGTATGATGCTTATATCTGGCCTTGTTGACAAGGGAGACGGTTCCCTGCAGGAACCAAAAGCACCGCCGCCGCCTACGCCTGAGTCCTCGATGCCGCTTATATCAGCATATAGCATTGCCGAATCGTTTTGGGATATGTACACCAAAAGGGATCGCATAGATCAGATAGTAGGTGACTTTGGACTGATCGAACGCATATGGGCACACAATACCGGACATTAA
- a CDS encoding CoA-binding protein — protein MTEKKEKVVVLGASPKEERYSNQAVLLLAKYGHQVIPVNPAFDNIGGLPTAHKLSDINDTIDTITLYVNEKVSASQKDDILALKPKRVIFNPGAENSSLRDSLKENGIITEEACTLVMLKTGQF, from the coding sequence ATGACTGAAAAAAAAGAAAAAGTTGTTGTTCTTGGGGCAAGTCCCAAGGAGGAACGTTATTCAAATCAAGCTGTTCTCCTGCTTGCGAAATACGGTCACCAGGTAATACCCGTGAATCCAGCATTTGATAATATCGGAGGGCTTCCCACAGCTCACAAGCTCTCCGATATTAATGACACAATTGATACTATCACTTTATATGTTAACGAAAAAGTATCCGCTTCACAAAAAGATGATATTCTTGCGCTAAAACCAAAGCGTGTGATTTTTAACCCAGGCGCGGAAAATTCATCGCTTCGTGATAGTCTGAAAGAAAATGGAATCATCACGGAAGAAGCCTGCACGCTTGTGATGCTTAAAACAGGTCAGTTCTGA